Proteins from one Fragaria vesca subsp. vesca linkage group LG6, FraVesHawaii_1.0, whole genome shotgun sequence genomic window:
- the LOC101309077 gene encoding UPF0586 protein C9orf41 homolog yields the protein MNESLILRRDQEDDDDDEERRRPRHEEALEIKSLRRIISAYLNYPEAAEEDVRRYERSFKMLPPPHKALLSHYHSKFEKLRRCISANSYFIFDMLQAFQPPLDLSQDVDDYDGLPENISTNHDVSRVSKSSQLTSTNTHVSKSVQAAEAYVVERSNTVCNCNLPIGEDKHEGHGGSINGSHTSSLEYTKDIHICHGNNAIDSNGNVSSSTRTWLDPSIQLHVPLVDVDKVRCIIRNIVRDWAAEGQKERDQCYTPILEELDSLFVNRSKESPPACLVPGAGLGRLALEISSRGFICQGNEFSYYMMICSSFILNDCQTAGEWTIYPWIHSNCNSLSDDDQLRPIPIPDIHPASAGITEGFSMCGGDFVEVYNDPSQVGAWDAVVTCFFIDTAHNIVEYIEIISRILKEGGVWINLGPLLYHFADVYGQGDDMSIELSLEDVKRVALHYGFHIEKETTIETTYTTNPKSMMQNRYYAAFWTMRKKSTTMAHITP from the exons ATGAACGAGAGCCTAATTCTCCGACGAGACCAAGAAGACGACGACGACGACGAAGAACGACGTCGTCCAAGGCACGAAGAAGCCCTAGAAATCAAATCTCTCCGGCGCATCATCAGCGCCTACCTCAA CTATCCGGAGGCTGCAGAAGAGGATGTGAGAAGATATGAAAGATCTTTTAAAATGCTTCCACCTCCCCATAAG GCTCTACTGTCTCACTACCATTCTAAGTTCGAAAAACTAAGACG GTGTATTTCTGCCAATTCATATTTCATTTTCGATATGCTTCAG GCATTTCAACCCCCACTTGATTTGAGCCAGGATGTAGATGATTATGATGGCCTACCTGAAAACATCTCAACTAATCATGATGTTTCTAGAGTTTCAAAATCTTCTCAATTAACCTCCACGAATACTCATGTCTCCAAATCTGTTCAAGCGGCTGAAGCCTATGTGGTGGAAAGGAGCAACACAGTATGCAATTGCAATTTACCTATAGGG GAGGATAAGCATGAAGGTCATGGTGGGTCCATCAATGGGAGTCACACTTCAAGCTTGGAATATACCAAAGACATACATATTTGTCACGGAAATAATGCCATCGATTCCAATGGAAAT GTATCGTCGTCAACTCGTACATGGTTGGATCCATCTATACAATTACATGTTCCATTAGTTGATGTTGATAAG GTTCGATGTATTATACGGAACATAGTTAGAGACTGGGCAGCTGAG GGTCAAAAAGAACGTGATCAATGCTACACGCCTATACTTGAAGAACTTGATTCATTATTTGTTAATCGCTCTAAGGAAAG CCCTCCTGCCTGTTTAGTTCCGGGCGCTGGACTTGGGCGGCTTGCTTTGGAGATCTCATCTAGAG GTTTCATTTGCCAGGGAAATGAATTTTCATACTACATGATGATATGCTCAAGTTTTATTCTCAATGA TTGTCAAACTGCTGGGGAGTGGACAATATATCCGTGGATCCACAGCAATTGTAATTCACTTTCAGATGATGACCAACTTCGTCCCATTCCAATACCGGATATTCATCCCGCTAG TGCAGGGATTACTGAAGGCTTTTCTATGTGTGGGGGGGACTTTGTTGAGGTTTATAATGATCCAAGCCAAGTAG GTGCTTGGGATGCTGTTGTCACCTGTTTCTTTATTGATACGGCGCACAACATTGTTGAATACATTGAAATCATATCAAGAATCTTGAAAGAAGGAGGC GTTTGGATAAATTTGGGTCCCCTATTGTATCACTTTGCAGATGTATATGGACAAGGAGAT GATATGTCTATTGAACTGAGTTTGGAGGATGTTAAGAGGGTGGCTTTGCACTATGGATTTCATATAGAG AAGGAAACGACCATTGAGACAACCTACACTACAAATCCCAAGTCAATGATGCAG AACCGATACTATGCTGCTTTTTGGACAATGAGAAAGAAATCAACGACAATGGCACACATCACTCCTTAA
- the LOC101303919 gene encoding uncharacterized protein LOC101303919, which yields MERSGSGGGADFRDLLRSSSENNALFDASQYEFFGQNVAEEVELGGLDDENDRKSLFGSVDNEYHLFEKDEGLGLGSLSDVDDLATTFAKLNKVVTGPRHPGVIGDRGSGSFSRESSSATDWAQDGDFGSWLDQQMFDTDNSLDGKRWSSQPQSSARFPESKPLHRTSSYPEQPPPVLQHYNSEPIIVPKSAFTSFPPPGNRSQGGSPQHLSLSTLSGASQSPFSSPSLSLSNSNLHLAGGLPHGLHYGANMPQFTNPALSFNSRSQNNWVNHAGVLHGDHSNLLNNILQQQLPHQNGLLSAQLLSAQQQLQQQRLHRPVPPSLAHFAAMQSQLYNTHPSPSHKPMHGLPDIREHRPKHRGKHNRFSQGSDTGSQKSESGFIQFRSKHMTSEEIESILKMQHAATHSNDPYIDDYYHQASLSKKAAGSRSKNSFCPSHLREFSSRGRNSSDQHSHSSVDSLGRIPLSSIRRPRPLLEVDPPPGEGNSEHASEKPLEQEPMLAARITIEDGLCLLLDVDDIDRLIQCGQPQDGGVQLRRRRQMLLEGLAASLQLVDPLGKGSHAVGLSPKDDLVFLRLVALPKGRKLLTRFIQLLFHGSELARIVCMTVFRHLRFLFGGLPSDPAAADTTTSLAKTVSACISGMDLRALSACLVAVVCSSEQPPLRPLGSPAGDGATIILKSVLERATVLLTDPHAVGNCSVSNRALWQASFDEFFGLLTKYCLSKYETILQSIFTQTQQSSEVIGSEATKAIHREMPVELLRASLPHTNENQRKLLSDFAHRSMPISGLNAHGGSGGQMNSESVRG from the exons ATGGAGAGATCTGGTAGCGGCGGCGGCGCGGATTTCCGGGACTTGCTTCGGAGCTCCTCAG AGAATAATGCACTCTTTGATGCATCACAGTATGAGTTTTTCGGCCAAAACGTGGCGGAAGAAGTTGAGTTGGGGGGTTTAGACGATGAGAACGACAGAAAATCGTTATTTGGGTCCGTTGATAATGAGTACCATTTATTCGAAAAGGATGAG GGCCTAGGGTTGGGATCTTTATCTGATGTGGATGATCTGGCGACTACTTTTGCAAAG TTGAACAAAGTTGTAACTGGACCTAGACACCCGGGCGTTATTGGAGATAGAGGTTCTGGATCATTTTCACGGGAAA GTTCATCTGCTACTGACTGGGCCCAAGATGGAGATTTCGGTAGCTGGTTGGACCAGCAGATGTTTGATACAGATAATTCTCTGGACGGAAAAAGATGGTCATCACAGCCACAATCTTCCGCTCGATTTCCAGAATCAAAACCTTTGCACAGAACATCCTCATACCCTGAGCAGCCCCCTCCTGTCCTACAGCACTACAACAGTGAACCAATTATAGTTCCCAAATCAGCTTTCACATCATTCCCTCCCCCTGGAAATAGGTCCCAGGGGGGATCACCACAGCATCTGAGTCTTTCTACTCTATCTGGTGCTTCCCAGTCGCCTTTTTCTTCACCAAGTCTTTCTTTATCTAACTCTAATCTTCATCTGGCTGGTGGTTTACCTCATGGGTTGCATTATGGAGCGAACATGCCTCAGTTCACAAACCCTGCCCTTTCTTTCAATAGCAGGTCACAAAATAATTGGGTCAACCATGCTGGAGTATTGCATGGGGATCATTCCAACCTCTTGAACAATATATTGCAGCAACAGCTACCTCATCAAAATGGACTTTTGTCCGCACAGTTACTATCAGCTCAGCAGCAGCTACAACAGCAGAGATTGCACCGACCGGTCCCGCCATCTTTGGCCCATTTTGCAGCAATGCAGTCTCAACTATATAATACCCATCCTTCGCCCTCACACAAGCCAATGCACGGATTGCCTGACATAAGAGAGCATAGACCTAAACATAGAGGTAAACACAATCGGTTTTCTCAAGGCTCTGATACTGGTAGTCAGAAAAGTGAGAGTGGGTTTATCCAGTTCAGGTCTAAGCATATGACATCCGAAGAGATAGAGAGTATTCTTAAAATGCAACATGCTGCAACACATAGCAACGACCCCTACATAGATGATTATTACCACCAGGCAAGTCTTTCCAAGAAAGCTGCTGGGTCGAGGTCAAAAAACTCTTTCTGCCCATCTCATCTGAGGGAGTTCTCTTCCAGAGGTCGTAATAGTAGTGATCAGCATTCTCATTCTTCTGTTGATTCTCTTGGGAGGATTCCTCTCTCATCCATCCGTAGGCCACGTCCTCTCCTTGAAGTTGATCCCCCTCCTGGTGAAGGCAATTCTGAACATGCCTCTGAGAAGCCTTTGGAACAGGAACCAATGCTTGCTGCTAGGATAACCATTGAAGATGGCCTTTGTCTCCTTCTTGATGTTGATGATATTGATCGACTTATACAATGCGGTCAGCCCCAAGACGGTGGAGTTCAACTTCGGCGAAGGCGGCAAATGCTGCTGGAAGGGTTGGCGGCGTCACTTCAGCTTGTAGATCCACTTGGGAAAGGCAGTCATGCAGTTGGGTTGTCCCCAAAGGATGACCTTGTGTTCCTAAGGTTGGTTGCTCTTCCTAAAGGCCGAAAGCTCCTTACTAGGTTTATCCAGCTTCTTTTCCATGGTAGTGAGCTTGCCCGAATTGTCTGCATGACTGTATTCCGGCACTTAAGATTTTTGTTTGGAGGTCTTCCATCTGATCCTGCAGCTGCTGATACAACTACCAGTCTTGCAAAAACGGTTTCTGCATGTATAAGTGGTATGGATCTTCGTGCTCTAAGTGCCTGCCTTGTTGCAGTCGTTTGTTCATCAGAGCAGCCACCTCTTCGTCCCCTTGGAAGCCCTGCTGGAGATGGGGCCACTATTATATTGAAATCTGTTCTTGAAAGGGCAACTGTACTCTTAACTGATCCTCATGCTGTTGGAAACTGTAGTGTTTCTAATCGTGCCCTCTGGCAGGCTTCCTTCGATGAATTCTTTGGTCTTCTTACCAAATATTGTTTGAGTAAATATGAAACTATCCTGCAGTCAATATTTACGCAGACCCAGCAAAGTTCAGAAGTTATTGGTTCAGAGGCCACCAAGGCAATACACCGGGAAATGCCTGTGGAGCTTCTACGTGCCAGTCTTCCTCACACTAATGAGAACCAACGCAAGCTTTTGTCAGATTTTGCTCATCGTTCCATGCCCATTTCTGGTCTTAATGCTCATGGTGGCAGTGGGGGTCAAATGAACTCTGAATCAGTAAGGGGATAG
- the LOC101304202 gene encoding UDP-arabinose 4-epimerase 1-like produces MDFAEAKRRSNFPARFLAAAVLITICMFVYKQSLNSSSEPNLFSYHEAGVTHVLVTGGAGYIGSHAALRLLKDSYRVTIVDNLSRGNIGAVRILQQLFPESGRLQFIKADLGDAKAVNKIFSENAFDAVMHFAAVAYVGESTLEPLRYYHNITSNTLLVLEAMVAHNVKTLIYSSTCATYGEPKTMPITEETEQVPINPYGKAKKMAEDIILDLSKNSNMAVMILRYFNVIGSDPEGRLGEAPRPELREQGRISGACFDAARGIISGLKVRGIDYATPDGTCVRDYIDVTDLVDAHVKALANAQPRKVGIYNVGTGKGSSVKEFVEACKKATGADIKVEYLGRRPGDYAKVYSDPSKIRNELNWTAQHTDLQQSLQTAWRWQKKHFNGYDTLNTMA; encoded by the exons ATGGATTTTGCAGAAGCGAAGCGAAGGAGCAATTTTCCTGCTAGATTTTTAGCAGCTGCAGTCCTCATTACTATTTGCATGTTTGTCTACAAGCAGTCACTTAACTCCAGCAGTGAACCCAACCTG TTCTCTTATCATGAAGCAGGAGTAACACATGTATTGGTTACTGGAGGTGCTGGCTACATAGGTTCTCATGCTGCACTTAGGCTGCTCAAAGATTCATACCGTGTAACCATAGTG GATAATCTTTCTCGAGGAAATATTGGTGCCGTTAGGATTCTTCAGCAGTTATTTCCAGAATCTGGGAGGCTTCAGTTTATTAAAGCTGACCTGGGAGATGCAAAAGCT GTGAATAAAATCTTCTCAGAAAATGCATTTGATGCTGTGATGCATTTTGCAGCTGTTGCATATGTTGGCGAAAGTACACTTGAACCTCTTCG GTATTATCACAATATCACATCAAATACGCTACTGGTTTTGGAGGCAATGGTAGCACACAATGTAAAGACATTGATCTATTCTAGTACTTGTGCCACATATGGCGAACCCAAGACAATGCCAATTACAGAAGAAACTGAGCAA GTTCCAATTAATCCATATGGAAAAGCCAAGAAGATGGCAGAAGATATCATACTGGATTTATCCAAGAACTCAAATATGGCCGTCATGATCTTACG ATATTTCAATGTGATAGGATCAGATCCTGAGGGAAGATTAGGAGAGGCTCCTCGACCTGAGCTACGCGAGCAGGGCCGAATATCTGGAGCTTGTTTTGATGCAGCTCGAGGAATTATTTCTGGACTGAAG GTCAGAGGAATAGATTATGCAACACCTGATGGCACTTGCGTGAGGGACTATATTGATGTCACTGACCTGGTTGATGCTCATGTAAAAGCTCTTGCCAACGCACAGCCTAGAAAAGTTGGCATCTACAATGTGGGAACTGGAAAAG GTAGTTCAGTGAAGGAGTTTGTGGAAGCATGTAAGAAGGCAACTGGGGCAGATATAAAGGTTGAGTATCTAGGCCGAAGGCCAGGGGATTATGCTAAAGTCTATAGTGATCCTTCCAAGATAAGGAATGAGTTGAACTGGACAGCTCAGCACACCGATCTTCAACAGAGCCTGCAGACTGCATGGAGATGGCAAAAAAAACATTTCAATGGTTATGATACTTTAAATACTATGGCTTGA
- the LOC101309375 gene encoding pentatricopeptide repeat-containing protein At4g02750-like translates to MKLRSIGEKGTQVFHQNLKITQLGKLGRIDEAIKVFSQMTQRNTVTYNSMISAYAKNGRVGNARQLFDEMPHRNLVSWNTMISGYLHNNEVEEAYGIFVRMPERDMFSWTLMITCYTRNGELERARELFDLLPDKRDAACWNAMIAGYSKKGRFDEAKRMFDEMPVKNLVSCNSMLAGYTKNGEMCLGLRFFQEMPQRNVVSWNLVLDGFVQVGDLGSAWRYFEKIPDPNVVSWVTMLCGFARNGKIAQAEGLFEQMPSRNVVAWNAMLAAYVQDQQVDKAVKIFRDMPEMDSVSWTTMINGYVRAGKLEEARELLNRMPYKNIGAQTAMISGYAHNGRMDEASQIFNQIAIRDAVCWNTMIAGYAQCGRMVEALSLFRKMTNKDAVSWNTMITGYAQVGEMDKALQIFEQMGEKNTVSWNSLITGYVQNGLYLDALESTVVMGREGKRPDQSTFSSGLSACANLAALQVGRQLHHLVVKTGYLNDLFVSNALISMYAKCGMVVSAKQVFKDINHGDIVSWNSLISGYALNGYGEEAVELFEEMQIEGLNPDQLTFVGVLSACSHSGLVDRGLEVFKSMTEVHLIEPLAEHYACMVDLLGRAGRLEEAFEMVRDMKIKATARVWGALLGASRIHRNLKFGKYATKKLLELEPDKTSNYVLLSNMNAEAGRWDEVERVRVLMKESDTDKQPGCSWIEVRNQVHAFLFDDPVQPRTEEICSVLKSSATEMMNTSSFMTPYN, encoded by the coding sequence ATGAAGCTGAGGTCAATAGGTGAAAAGGGTACCCAAGTTTTTCACCAAAACCTGAAGATTACCCAGTTGGGGAAGTTGGGTCGAATCGATGAAGCAATCAAAGTTTTCTCACAGATGACACAAAGGAACACTGTCACATACAACTCTATGATCTCTGCATATGCTAAAAATGGTAGAGTTGGTAATGCACGTCAGCTGTTCGATGAAATGCCTCACAGAAACTTGGTTTCTTGGAACACTATGATTTCTGGGTACCTGCATAACAATGAGGTCGAAGAAGCTTATGGGATTTTTGTCAGAATGCCGGAAAGGGATATGTTCTCGTGGACTTTGATGATTACTTGCTACACAAGGAACGGTGAGCTTGAGAGAGCTAGAGAGCTGTTTGATTTGCTTCCGGATAAGCGTGACGCGGCTTGTTGGAATGCCATGATTGCAGGGTATTCGAAGAAGGGGAGGTTTGATGAGGCGAAGAGAATGTTTGATGAAATGCCGGTGAAGAATTTGGTTTCTTGTAATTCAATGCTTGCAGGGTATACTAAGAATGGGGAAATGTGTTTGGGGTTGAGGTTTTTTCAGGAGATGCCTCAGAGGAATGTGGTTTCGTGGAATTTGGTGTTGGATGGGTTCGTTCAGGTTGGTGATTTGGGTTCTGCTTGGCGGTATTTTGAGAAAATTCCAGACCCCAATGTGGTTTCGTGGGTTACAATGTTGTGTGGGTTTGCGCGGAATGGGAAAATTGCGCAGGCTGAGGGTCTGTTTGAGCAGATGCCAAGTAGAAATGTGGTTGCTTGGAATGCAATGCTTGCGGCCTATGTTCAAGACCAGCAAGTTGACAAGGCTGTCAAAATATTCAGGGATATGCCAGAGATGGATTCGGTGTCATGGACTACAATGATCAATGGCTATGTTCGCGCTGGCAAGCTTGAGGAAGCAAGGGAATTGCTAAACCGGATGCCATACAAGAACATCGGAGCACAAACAGCAATGATATCTGGGTATGCTCATAATGGAAGGATGGATGAAGCAAGTCAGATCTTCAATCAGATTGCTATTCGTGATGCTGTTTGTTGGAACACAATGATTGCCGGCTATGCTCAGTGTGGCAGAATGGTTGAAGCTCTATCTCTTTTCAGAAAAATGACTAACAAGGATGCCGTTTCTTGGAATACTATGATAACTGGTTATGCTCAAGTAGGGGAGATGGATAAAGCACTGCAAATCTTCGAGCAGATGGGTGAGAAGAACACAGTTTCTTGGAATTCTCTAATAACAGGTTATGTGCAGAACGGGTTATATCTGGATGCACTCGAGAGTACTGTGGTCATGGGACGGGAAGGAAAGAGGCCCGATCAGTCAACTTTTTCAAGTGGTTTGAGTGCATGTGCTAATCTTGCAGCTTTGCAAGTGGGAAGGCAACTTCACCATTTGGTTGTGAAGACTGGCTATCTAAATGATTTGTTTGTCAGCAATGCCTTGATTAGTATGTATGCTAAATGTGGAATGGTTGTGAGTGCTAAACAAGTGTTCAAAGATATCAATCATGGTGATATTGTTTCTTGGAATTCTTTGATATCTGGGTATGCTCTAAACGGGTATGGTGAAGAGGCAGTAGAACTCTTTGAAGAAATGCAAATAGAAGGGTTGAATCCAGATCAACTGACCTTTGTTGGAGTGTTGTCTGCATGCAGTCACAGTGGGCTAGTTGATCGGGGATTAGAAGTGTTTAAGAGCATGACTGAAGTTCACCTTATTGAACCTCTAGCCGAACACTATGCTTGCATGGTAGACTTGCTTGGCCGTGCAGGGAGGTTAGAGGAAGCTTTTGAAATGGTGAGGGATATGAAGATCAAGGCAACCGCCAGAGTGTGGGGTGCATTGCTTGGAGCTTCCAGGATACACCGGAATCTAAAATTTGGAAAGTATGCTACCAAAAAGCTTTTAGAACTTGAACCTGATAAAACTTCAAATTATGTTCTCTTGTCAAACATGAATGCTGAGGCAGGCAGATGGGATGAGGTTGAGAGAGTCAGGGTGTTGATGAAAGAAAGTGACACGGACAAGCAACCCGGCTGCAGTTGGATTGAAGTCAGAAATCAGGTGCATGCTTTTCTCTTTGATGATCCTGTGCAACCTAGAACAGAAGAGATATGCAGTGTGTTGAAGTCTTCAGCCACAGAGATGATGAACACAAGTTCCTTCATGACTCCTTACAACTGA
- the LOC101304490 gene encoding UPF0481 protein At3g47200-like: MAESKVKEHCLIEIREGEESVTAGSNVKNQTLSGDQNKENVNIASSIRKKLLSKAPSPSSTCIYRVPDVLKKLHEKDFVPCLVSIGPFHHGTKKLQAMEQFKLWYLHQLLDRKPNPETNLEHIVEKIRSLEDYSRECYNEKLDDLSSEAFVEMMVVDGCFILEYYRKKIGEVPTDPDDPLFNITLAMSPTLTSDLVMLENQLPWRVLDCLFQLTKQVPNGTCKSLSELTRSCLPIRGPVSDDHLEQTTESRHLLDNVRILSAELDKKEEIMPFWDSMPSATKLQQIGVMFQPNRNNININITFVDGVLEIAPITIQGDNPVFRNLIALEQCESGPHKYQISTYARALCDLIKSSKDVEFLKQNQIIHTSLNKEDIAGFFDDICNGFETSSCCKSFWQVSSSVRQYYKQHWLQRLIVYIKHNYLYNPSSIWSVSNAVVLIIILTVLQTIYSILSYYKS, from the coding sequence ATGGCAGAGAGCAAAGTGAAGGAGCACTGCTTGATCGAAATCAGAGAAGGGGAAGAGAGTGTCACAGCAGGAAGCAATGTGAAAAACCAAACTTTGAGTGGTGATCAAAATAAGGAGAATGTAAACATAGCATCATCCATTAGAAAAAAGCTTCTTAGCAAAGCACCATCACCCTCTAGTACTTGCATATACAGAGTCCCAGATGTACTGAAGAAACTTCACGAAAAGGATTTTGTTCCTTGTTTAGTTTCAATTGGACCATTTCACCATGGCACAAAGAAGCTGCAAGCCATGGAACAATTTAAGCTCTGGTATTTGCACCAGCTCCTTGATCGAAAACCAAATCCTGAGACCAACTTGGAGCACATTGTTGAAAAGATCAGAAGCCTGGAAGACTATTCTCGTGAATGCTATAACGAAAAACTTGATGATCTGAGCAGTGAAGCATTTGTAGAAATGATGGTGGTTGATGGTTGCTTTATTCTTGAGTACTACCGCAAAAAAATAGGAGAAGTGCCCACAGACCCGGACGATCCACTGTTCAATATCACTTTAGCAATGTCACCAACACTTACAAGTGACTTGGTTATGCTAGAAAACCAGCTGCCTTGGAGAGTTCTTGACTGTTTATTCCAACTCACAAAACAAGTACCTAATGGAACGTGCAAGTCCTTATCTGAGCTTACTCGCAGTTGTCTCCCGATTAGGGGGCCTGTGTCTGATGATCATCTAGAGCAGACAACGGAAAGCAGACATTTACTTGACAATGTCAGGATTCTGTCTGCTGAACTAGACAAGAAAGAGGAGATTATGCCATTTTGGGACTCTATGCCATCTGCAACCAAACTTCAGCAAATTGGGGTCATGTTTCAACCCAACAGAAATAATATCAACATAAACATAACGTTCGTCGATGGAGTCTTGGAGATTGCACCAATAACTATCCAGGGTGATAATCCTGTCTTTAGAAACCTCATTGCCTTGGAACAGTGTGAATCAGGGCCACATAAGTATCAAATTAGCACTTATGCCAGGGCATTATGTGACCTTATTAAATCTAGCAAAGATGTGGAGTTTCTCAAGCAGAACCAGATTATTCACACCAGTTTGAACAAGGAAGACATAGCCGGTTTCTTCGACGACATTTGCAATGGTTTTGAAACCTCCTCCTGCTGTAAGTCTTTTTGGCAAGTTTCCTCATCAGTGAGACAGTATTATAAACAACACTGGCTACAAAGGTTGATAGTATACATCAAGCATAACTATTTGTACAATCCATCATCAATATGGTCAGTTTCTAATGCAGTTGTCCTTATTATAATTCTTACGGTCTTGCAAACCATATATTCTATTCTCTCTTACTACAAGTCTTAG
- the LOC101309661 gene encoding uncharacterized protein LOC101309661, with product MSALHSSYDLFFLNPVTGTQIVLPSHSAVTKFFKIKAVASSVPSETRLKPRRCYVSCLVFKQKCSLAFCAPGDESWTSIAAEWDDIAVGFRDVEIVDGKLHAVGVRALEFLMVFDIQLDTNGFGNHTCTAQMLVTLHPNIDSILDNRVHIDQHCYLAKGSESKELFMILPRHEFYRTIGFSSVKLEYNVTGHNWVEIVNIGDQVLFIGALNTKFISLGSTTSHDKTLERNSIYFVVNSSKTWEAGVFSLTDKSIKPLIVLKDHLREGIDRTVWFTPNSL from the coding sequence ATGTCTGCTCTACATTCATCATATGACTTGTTCTTCTTGAACCCAGTAACAGGTACTCAGATTGTGCTCCCATCACATTCCGCAGTTACAAAGTTCTTTAAAATAAAAGCAGTAGCCTCGTCAGTACCATCGGAAACAAGGTTGAAGCCCCGGCGGTGTTACGTGTCTTGCCTTGTCTTCAAACAAAAATGTAGTTTGGCTTTCTGTGCTCCCGGTGATGAATCATGGACCTCCATTGCGGCCGAGTGGGATGATATTGCTGTAGGATTCCGGGATGTAGAAATAGTTGATGGGAAATTACATGCTGTAGGTGTACGTGCATTAGAGTTTTTGATGGTGTTTGACATCCAGTTAGATACCAATGGCTTCGGAAATCATACCTGCACAGCACAAATGTTGGTCACTCTTCATCCCAACATTGATAGCATACTTGATAACCGAGTTCACATTGATCAGCATTGTTACCTAGCAAAAGGTTCTGAATCAAAGGAGTTGTTTATGATTTTGCCTAGGCATGAATTTTACAGGACCATAGGATTTTCAAGTGTTAAGTTGGAATATAATGTTACTGGTCATAATTGGGTAGAGATTGTTAATATTGGTGATCAAGTGTTGTTTATTGGCGCCCTCAACACCAAATTTATATCTTTGGGTAGTACTACTTCTCATGATAAAACACTTGAGAGAAACTCTATCTATTTTGTAGTCAATTCGTCCAAAACATGGGAAGCTGGGGTGTTTTCTTTGACAGATAAAAGCATCAAACCTTTGATTGTTCTCAAGGATCATTTGCGTGAGGGAATAGATCGTACTGTTTGGTTCACACCAAATTCTTTGTAG